AATTGACGTATTTTGATTATTTTTAAAATGTATTCATGACCACTTGCCAACAAATTCCCGTTTAACATTAAACATGACATAAAATCCCTAACTTTTGTAGAGACACGAATAAGCCACGAGAGCAGACAATATCCATGCGAATCAATCCATTCGGTGACGGCGATAACGTCTCTCCGCTCTAGAACCCGGTttgcccagcttcttgttTGTTGGAGAAACCGTGCTAGTAGTCCTGCCTTTCCATGTAAGCGATTGGACTTCAGCGGCAGATAGTCCCACACAAGAACCCGCATGCAGTCTAGACAAAGCCAACTATGTTTTTCATCTCATCGTCACTGTCTCTCTGTCGTGCTTTTGTTTTATACATCCAGTACACCGTGCCAATGGGCGAAACAAAGAAATATGAGCAGCCTTGAGGGATTCTCCTTTCGCTTCCTCGGAAGGCAAATCGTCCACCGACTAATTTTCCACAAGTGGTCGATTAGTTGACATCGAAGAGTGGCTTCAGCTTGATGATCAATTGCCACTCTTCGTTGCTCACGTCCTTACGATAGAATTCCTTAAGGCAGTCGATACTTGCTCGGGAGATCAGACTGTACAGGGTATCGCCTTCCTCAAGCTGTCGGCCGTAAGTCGGCTGGTGGCCACCCATTTCGATCTTGACCGCAACCGATGGCTGACCTTTTTTGCAAACAGGAATTTGCTTGTGTTCTCTCTCGATTGAGGTTCTAAATAAATGAGTCGAACTGTTAGCCATACATGTTTGTACATTTCGACGTTACCTTGAAAGCGTCGACGAGGGGTGGGTGACGAGCGAGATGTGTGACATTGGAGTTGACAGGGGCGAAGGGAAAAGATAAGAGGGTAGTATACTCACACTCTGCCAAGACTAATAACCTCCTTGACGCCCGTCACTGGATTCGTCTTTACTGCCGCGATGGGCGTGTTAATCTTGAGCTGACCGTCcacgacatcaacaccaatgaCAATGGGGCCGGTCTTGTTAAATACAGCAACAGGCTTCAAAACACATGGGAAGACCGCCAACATTTTGGattcttctttctttctctccaGCATCTCATCCATGTGTTTTGTAAAGGAGTCAAACAGATGGTAGATAATGTCGGCAGTGAAGATCTTAATGCCTTGTTCTTCAGCATATGCCTGTGCCTCcttgtcaactttgacatcaAAGCAAAGCATCACAGCGTAATCTGGAGCCTTTTCCAGCATGATACCACATTGCATAACATCTCGCTTATATACTGGGCCGATACCGACGTTCGCGACTGGAATCTTGCAGTCCTTCAAGAAGTCCAGCAAGGCTTCGAGAGAACCAAGGGTAGATGCTTGGACACTGACACCGCGGCCAGTCTTCTCGACTCTGCTGAGCAAGCTTGCCAAATCCGCAACCACTTCGTCCTCGAtatcttcctcgtcgtcatcgggGCCGACCACCATAAGTCGGGAACCAGCAATAGCACCTTCAAGACCAGGGGCACTGATCTTGACACCCAGCGCAGCCTTGACCTCCTTGTTGTGGACATACTGTGACTTCAGACGCAGTTCACGCAACGGTGCTGGCGTAAGGAGAGCTCTAATGTTTGTTTTGATGGCGCCCTCCGTGCCGCACAAGACTATTCGGTCGCCCTCGCGAAGTATGCCGTTGGACAAGATGACGTCGATGGTCATACCAAAGCCCTCAATGGCCTTGACTTCAAGAACGGTAGCTTGGACTTCCGACAGGTACATTAGTGAGCCAACCATGCGCTCCTGGGTGAGTTGGACGATCAACTTCAGCATGTCCGGGATACCTTCACCGGTATGTGCGGACGTGGGTACCAGCGAGACGAATTTGGACATAGACTTGTTCTCGTAGAAGAGCTCCGAATTGAATCCCTGCTCCGCAAATGCTAGCTTAGTCTCTTCAAGGCGCTTCTTGAACTCGTTGTGGACAGCCTTGTTCTGTAAAGCCAAGCTTTCACGGAAGCCATTGTTGTCAACCTTCTTCCATCCGTAAAGTCTGTCAATTTTGTTCAGGGCAACAATGAATGGGGTCTTGCGATCTCGGAGGAGCCGCATAGATTCCAGAGTCTGAGGTTCCAAGCCGTGCATGATATCCACAACCAGGATAGCAATGTTGCAAAGAGACGAACCACGAGAACGCAGGTTAGAGAAAGACTCGTGACCAGGAGTATCAATGACCAACAAGCCGGGAACCTTAAACTCAAACTCGTTGTTTGGGTTAATGACGGCGGTCTTTTGCTTAATGGCATCGACAGGGAAGTACGTG
The genomic region above belongs to Pochonia chlamydosporia 170 chromosome 2, whole genome shotgun sequence and contains:
- a CDS encoding eukaryotic translation initiation factor 5B (similar to Aspergillus terreus NIH2624 XP_001212991.1), which codes for MPPKKKGNKKAQDNWEADLGETITPSNAAAESNDAAEPEADADDDAAGGGGLMAMLRKNKEKRKKKGLVQDDFVEGEDAPGAEPANGNDLNNKAPQEATLDDEFDMPGKKGKGPKGKAAPKKNEPADEEDAESGRILTKAEKEKLKKEREKQRKKEQAAKKKTTAPAKAAEPAKPAAAKDVAATPDTPAPAAATEAGGKKKKVPAHLAMLQKQQEELRKRREDQERMEAAAKARAEEEEKLAEEDLKRREEAKALKKQKEKERIEQLKKEGKFLTKAQKEEKARNERKLQQMLAAGIKVGPQESSDEPKKKVVYDSKKKKPRNDKIDEEAALAEAAERARVQAEKVLREAEEKAAREKAEAEAKKAAEKAAAESDIEDDWEAAAASEDDVKDSWDADSDEEAAAKTNGKKAGKGNEDEEEDEEAEDDESESESEDEELSAAQQAEIQRKKEAAERREKAHQAALAARSKDNLRSPICCILGHVDTGKTKLLDKIRQTNVQEGEAGGITQQIGATYFPVDAIKQKTAVINPNNEFEFKVPGLLVIDTPGHESFSNLRSRGSSLCNIAILVVDIMHGLEPQTLESMRLLRDRKTPFIVALNKIDRLYGWKKVDNNGFRESLALQNKAVHNEFKKRLEETKLAFAEQGFNSELFYENKSMSKFVSLVPTSAHTGEGIPDMLKLIVQLTQERMVGSLMYLSEVQATVLEVKAIEGFGMTIDVILSNGILREGDRIVLCGTEGAIKTNIRALLTPAPLRELRLKSQYVHNKEVKAALGVKISAPGLEGAIAGSRLMVVGPDDDEEDIEDEVVADLASLLSRVEKTGRGVSVQASTLGSLEALLDFLKDCKIPVANVGIGPVYKRDVMQCGIMLEKAPDYAVMLCFDVKVDKEAQAYAEEQGIKIFTADIIYHLFDSFTKHMDEMLERKKEESKMLAVFPCVLKPVAVFNKTGPIVIGVDVVDGQLKINTPIAAVKTNPVTGVKEVISLGRVTSIEREHKQIPVCKKGQPSVAVKIEMGGHQPTYGRQLEEGDTLYSLISRASIDCLKEFYRKDVSNEEWQLIIKLKPLFDVN